A region of Arabidopsis thaliana chromosome 5, partial sequence DNA encodes the following proteins:
- a CDS encoding RmlC-like cupins superfamily protein (RmlC-like cupins superfamily protein; FUNCTIONS IN: manganese ion binding, nutrient reservoir activity; INVOLVED IN: biological_process unknown; LOCATED IN: endomembrane system, apoplast; CONTAINS InterPro DOMAIN/s: Cupin, RmlC-type (InterPro:IPR011051), Cupin 1 (InterPro:IPR006045), Germin (InterPro:IPR001929), RmlC-like jelly roll fold (InterPro:IPR014710), Germin, manganese binding site (InterPro:IPR019780); BEST Arabidopsis thaliana protein match is: germin-like protein 2 (TAIR:AT5G39190.1).), with the protein MRVSQSLVPFAIIALVLSFVNAYDPSPLQDFCVAIDDLKGGTFCKDPKRVDAKDFFFSGLNMPGNTNNQVGSNVTTVNVDQIPGLNTMGISLVRIDYAPHGQNPPHTHPRGSEILVLVEGTLYVGFVSSNQDNNRLFAKVLHPGDVFVFPIGMIHFQVNVGKIPAVAFAGLSSQNAGVITIANTVFGSNPPIYPELLARAFQLDASVVKELQAKFGSI; encoded by the exons ATGAGGgtttctcaatctcttgtCCCTTTTGCCATAATTGCTTTGGTCCTTTCCTTTGTCAATGCTTATGATCCAAGTCCACTCCAAGACTTCTGTGTTGCCATTGATGACCTAAAAGGCGGTAC GTTTTGTAAAGACCCGAAGCGAGTCGATGcaaaagattttttcttctcaggtCTCAATATGCCCGGGAACACCAATAATCAAGTTGGCTCTAATGTGACCACTGTTAATGTTGATCAGATCCCAGGGCTAAACACCATGGGAATATCATTGGTCCGCATAGACTACGCACCGCATGGCCAAAATCCACCTCACACGCACCCTCGTGGCTCAGAGATCCTTGTCCTTGTCGAAGGAACATTATACGTCGGTTTTGTCTCTTCCAATCAAGATAACAACCGGTTATTCGCCAAAGTATTGCACCCCGGTGATGTTTTCGTGTTCCCCATAGGAATGATCCATTTTCAGGTAAATGTGGGGAAAATTCCAGCAGTTGCTTTTGCGGGATTGAGTAGCCAGAACGCAGGTGTTATCACAATTGCAAACACTGTGTTTGGGTCCAATCCTCCGATTTATCCAGAGCTTCTTGCCAGGGCGTTCCAGTTGGATGCAAGTGTTGTCAAAGAACTTCAGGCCAAGTTTGGGTCCATATGA
- a CDS encoding RmlC-like cupins superfamily protein (RmlC-like cupins superfamily protein; FUNCTIONS IN: manganese ion binding, nutrient reservoir activity; INVOLVED IN: biological_process unknown; LOCATED IN: endomembrane system, apoplast; CONTAINS InterPro DOMAIN/s: Cupin, RmlC-type (InterPro:IPR011051), Cupin 1 (InterPro:IPR006045), RmlC-like jelly roll fold (InterPro:IPR014710), Germin (InterPro:IPR001929), Germin, manganese binding site (InterPro:IPR019780); BEST Arabidopsis thaliana protein match is: RmlC-like cupins superfamily protein (TAIR:AT5G39150.1); Has 1513 Blast hits to 1505 proteins in 94 species: Archae - 0; Bacteria - 12; Metazoa - 0; Fungi - 39; Plants - 1449; Viruses - 0; Other Eukaryotes - 13 (source: NCBI BLink).): MKVSMSLILITFWALVTIAKAYDPSPLQDFCVAIDDPKNGVFVNGKFCKDPKQAKAEDFFSSGLNQAGITNNKVKSNVTTVNVDQIPGLNTLGISLVRIDYAPYGQNPPHTHPRATEILVLVEGTLYVGFVSSNQDNNRLFAKVLNPGDVFVFPIGMIHFQVNIGKTPAVAFAGLSSQNAGVITIADTVFGSTPPINPDILAQAFQLDVNVVKDLEAKFKN, encoded by the exons ATGAAGGTCTCCATGTCTCTTATCCTGATTACCTTCTGGGCTTTGGTCACCATTGCCAAAGCATATGATCCAAGTCCACTTCAAGACTTCTGTGTTGCCATTGATGACCCTAAAAATGGTG TTTTTGTGAATGGTAAGTTTTGCAAGGATCCAAAGCAAGCAAAGGCAGAAGATTTCTTTTCCTCAGGCCTCAACCAAGCAGGAATCACTAATAACAAAGTCAAATCCAACGTGACAACAGTCAATGTCGATCAGATTCCAGGGTTAAACACTTTGGGAATATCCTTGGTCCGCATAGACTATGCGCCATATGGTCAAAACCCGCCTCACACACACCCTCGTGCCACTGAGATCCTTGTTCTTGTTGAAGGAACGTTATATGTTGGTTTTGTCTCTTCGAATCAAGACAACAACCGTTTATTCGCCAAAGTGCTGAACCCGGGAGACGTGTTCGTGTTCCCCATAGGAATGATCCATTTTCAAGTGAATATCGGGAAGACCCCCGCAGTGGCCTTTGCTGGACTAAGTAGTCAAAATGCTGGTGTCATCACGATCGCAGATACTGTGTTTGGGTCAACGCCTCCGATTAATCCAGATATTTTGGCTCAAGCTTTTCAGTTAGATGTCAATGTTGTCAAAGACCTTGAGGCCAagtttaaaaactaa
- a CDS encoding RmlC-like cupins superfamily protein (RmlC-like cupins superfamily protein; FUNCTIONS IN: manganese ion binding, nutrient reservoir activity; INVOLVED IN: biological_process unknown; LOCATED IN: endomembrane system, apoplast; CONTAINS InterPro DOMAIN/s: Cupin, RmlC-type (InterPro:IPR011051), Cupin 1 (InterPro:IPR006045), RmlC-like jelly roll fold (InterPro:IPR014710), Germin (InterPro:IPR001929), Germin, manganese binding site (InterPro:IPR019780); BEST Arabidopsis thaliana protein match is: RmlC-like cupins superfamily protein (TAIR:AT5G39180.1); Has 1509 Blast hits to 1501 proteins in 92 species: Archae - 0; Bacteria - 8; Metazoa - 0; Fungi - 39; Plants - 1449; Viruses - 0; Other Eukaryotes - 13 (source: NCBI BLink).) produces the protein MKVSMSLILITLSALVTIAKAYDPSPLQDFCVAIDDPKNGVFVNGKFCKDPKQAKAEDFFSSGLNQAGITNNKVQSNVTTVNVDQIPGLNTLGISLVRIDYAPYGQNPPHTHPRATEILVLVEGTLYVGFVSSNQDNNRLFAKVLNPGDVFVFPIGMIHFQVNIGKTPAVAFAGLSSQNAGVITIADTVFGSTPPINPDILAQAFQLDVNVVKDLEAKFKN, from the exons ATGAAGGTGTCCATGTCTCTCATCCTGATAACCTTATCAGCTTTGGTCACCATTGCCAAAGCATATGATCCAAGTCCACTTCAAGACTTCTGTGTGGCCATTGATGACCCTAAAAATGGTG TTTTTGTGAATGGTAAGTTTTGCAAGGATCCAAAGCAAGCAAAGGCAGAAGATTTCTTTTCCTCAGGCCTCAACCAAGCAGGAATCACTAATAACAAAGTCCAATCCAACGTGACAACAGTCAATGTCGATCAGATTCCAGGGTTAAACACTTTGGGAATATCCTTGGTCCGCATAGACTATGCGCCATATGGTCAAAACCCGCCTCACACACACCCTCGTGCCACTGAGATCCTTGTTCTTGTTGAAGGAACATTATATGTTGGTTTTGTCTCTTCGAATCAAGACAACAACCGTTTATTCGCCAAAGTGCTGAACCCGGGAGACGTGTTCGTGTTCCCCATAGGAATGATCCATTTTCAAGTGAATATCGGGAAGACCCCCGCAGTGGCCTTTGCTGGACTAAGTAGTCAAAATGCTGGTGTCATCACGATCGCAGATACAGTGTTTGGATCAACGCCTCCGATTAATCCAGATATTTTGGCTCAGGCGTTTCAGTTAGATGTCAATGTTGTCAAAGACCTTGAGGCCAagtttaaaaactaa
- a CDS encoding myb-like protein Q (unknown protein; BEST Arabidopsis thaliana protein match is: unknown protein (TAIR:AT5G39200.1); Has 7 Blast hits to 7 proteins in 2 species: Archae - 0; Bacteria - 0; Metazoa - 0; Fungi - 0; Plants - 7; Viruses - 0; Other Eukaryotes - 0 (source: NCBI BLink).) — translation MYKFGELTNFEYTASPYISYYNNNIDNKIAPTDAGTKEVNITMVETGPKTGNRDGLTNVPKPDPRQQIPISPTKSCHSETSNNSTTSFAFPTLGEYQQERKTSLNTKSESGKRELSRLDSKTGLYPDDSKQGGAGAGAGAGGWLSCCLCFSVKN, via the exons ATGTATAAATTTGGAGAACTCACCAATTTCGAATATACTGCTTCGCCCTATATTAGCTACTATAACAATAACATTGATAACAAAATTGCTCCGACTGACGCTGGAACCAAAGAAGTCAATATAACCATGGTGGAAACCGGACCAAAAACCGGTAATCGAGATGGCTTAACCAATGTTCCTAAACCGGATCCACGACAACAGATTCCTATTTCTCCAACCAAGTCTTGTCACTCCGAAACAAGTAATAACAGTACAACTTCTTTCGCATTTCCCAC ATTAGGAGAGTACCAACAAGAGCGAAAGACATCACTAAACACGAAGAGTGAAAGTGGAAAAAGAGAACTATCAAGACTTGACTCGAAGACCGGATTGTACCCGGATGATTCGAAACAGGGCGGTGCTGGTGCTGGTGCTGGTGCTGGTGGTTGGCTTTCTTGTTGTCTCTGTTTTTCGGTGAAAAATTGA
- a CDS encoding myb-like protein Q (unknown protein; BEST Arabidopsis thaliana protein match is: unknown protein (TAIR:AT5G39200.1); Has 7 Blast hits to 7 proteins in 2 species: Archae - 0; Bacteria - 0; Metazoa - 0; Fungi - 0; Plants - 7; Viruses - 0; Other Eukaryotes - 0 (source: NCBI BLink).): MYKSGELTNFEYTASPYISYYNNNIDNKIAPTDAGTKEVNITMVETGPKTGNRDGLTNVPKPDPRQQIPISPTKSCHSETSNNSTTSFAFPTLGEYQQERKTSLNTKSESGKRELSRLDSKTGLYPDDSKQGGAGAGAGGWLSCCLCFSVKN; encoded by the exons ATGTATAAATCTGGAGAACTCACCAATTTCGAATATACTGCTTCGCCCTATATTAGCTACTATAACAATAACATTGATAACAAAATTGCTCCGACTGACGCTGGAACCAAAGAAGTCAATATAACCATGGTGGAAACCGGACCAAAAACCGGTAATCGAGATGGCTTAACCAATGTTCCTAAACCGGATCCACGACAACAGATTCCTATTTCTCCAACCAAGTCTTGTCACTCCGAAACAAGTAATAACAGTACAACTTCTTTCGCATTTCCCAC ATTAGGAGAGTACCAACAAGAGCGAAAGACATCACTAAACACGAAGAGTGAAAGTGGAAAAAGAGAACTATCAAGACTTGACTCGAAGACCGGATTGTACCCGGATGATTCGAAACAGGGCGGTGCTGGTGCTGGTGCTGGTGGTTGGCTTTCTTGTTGTCTCTGTTTTTCGGTAAAAAATTGA
- a CDS encoding RmlC-like cupins superfamily protein (RmlC-like cupins superfamily protein; FUNCTIONS IN: manganese ion binding, nutrient reservoir activity; INVOLVED IN: biological_process unknown; LOCATED IN: endomembrane system, apoplast; CONTAINS InterPro DOMAIN/s: Cupin, RmlC-type (InterPro:IPR011051), Cupin 1 (InterPro:IPR006045), RmlC-like jelly roll fold (InterPro:IPR014710), Germin (InterPro:IPR001929), Germin, manganese binding site (InterPro:IPR019780); BEST Arabidopsis thaliana protein match is: germin-like protein 2 (TAIR:AT5G39190.1); Has 1495 Blast hits to 1489 proteins in 85 species: Archae - 0; Bacteria - 4; Metazoa - 0; Fungi - 27; Plants - 1451; Viruses - 0; Other Eukaryotes - 13 (source: NCBI BLink).), with amino-acid sequence MRVSQSLIPFAIIALVLSFVNAYDPSPLQDFCVAIDDLKGVFVNGRFCKDPERVDAKDFFFSGLNVPGNTNNQVGSNVTTVNVDQIPGLNTMGISLVRIDYAPHGQNPPHTHPRGSEILVLVEGTLYVGFVSSNQDNNRLFAKVLHPGDVFVFPIGMIHFQLNIGKIPAIAFAGLSSQNAGVITIANTVFGSNPPIYPELLARAFQLDANVVKELQAKFGSI; translated from the exons ATGAGGGTTTCTCAATCTCTAATCCCTTTTGCCATAATTGCTTTGGTCCTTTCCTTTGTCAATGCTTATGATCCAAGTCCACTCCAAGACTTCTGTGTTGCCATTGATGACCTAAAAGGCG TTTTTGTGAATGGTAGGTTTTGTAAAGACCCGGAGCGAGTCGATGcaaaagattttttcttctcaggtCTCAATGTGCCCGGGAACACCAATAATCAAGTTGGCTCTAATGTGACCACTGTTAATGTTGATCAGATCCCCGGGCTAAACACCATGGGAATATCATTGGTCCGCATAGACTACGCACCGCATGGCCAAAATCCACCTCACACGCACCCTCGTGGCTCAGAGATCCTTGTCCTTGTCGAAGGAACATTATACGTCGGTTTTGTCTCTTCCAATCAAGATAACAACCGGTTATTCGCCAAAGTATTGCACCCCGGTGATGTTTTTGTGTTCCCCATAGGAATGATCCATTTTCAGTTAAATATCGGGAAAATTCCAGCAATTGCTTTTGCGGGATTGAGTAGCCAGAACGCTGGTGTTATCACAATTGCAAACACTGTGTTCGGGTCAAACCCTCCGATTTATCCAGAGCTTCTTGCCAGGGCGTTCCAGTTGGATGCAAATGTTGTCAAAGAACTTCAAGCCAAGTTTGGGTCCATATGA
- a CDS encoding RmlC-like cupins superfamily protein (RmlC-like cupins superfamily protein; FUNCTIONS IN: manganese ion binding, nutrient reservoir activity; INVOLVED IN: biological_process unknown; LOCATED IN: endomembrane system, apoplast; CONTAINS InterPro DOMAIN/s: Cupin, RmlC-type (InterPro:IPR011051), Cupin 1 (InterPro:IPR006045), Germin (InterPro:IPR001929), RmlC-like jelly roll fold (InterPro:IPR014710), Germin, manganese binding site (InterPro:IPR019780); BEST Arabidopsis thaliana protein match is: germin-like protein 2 (TAIR:AT5G39190.1); Has 30201 Blast hits to 17322 proteins in 780 species: Archae - 12; Bacteria - 1396; Metazoa - 17338; Fungi - 3422; Plants - 5037; Viruses - 0; Other Eukaryotes - 2996 (source: NCBI BLink).), whose translation MRVSQSLVPFAIIALVLSFVNAYDPSPLQDFCVAIDDLKGVFVNGRFCKDPKRVDAKDFFFSGLNMPGNTNNQVGSNVTTVNVDQIPGLNTMGISLVRIDYAPHGQNPPHTHPRGSEILVLVEGTLYVGFVSSNQDNNRLFAKVLHPGDVFVFPIGMIHFQVNVGKIPAVAFAGLSSQNAGVITIANTVFGSNPPIYPELLARAFQLDASVVKELQAKFGSI comes from the exons ATGAGGgtttctcaatctcttgtCCCTTTTGCCATAATTGCTTTGGTCCTTTCCTTTGTCAATGCTTATGATCCAAGTCCACTCCAAGACTTCTGTGTTGCCATTGATGACCTAAAAGGCG TTTTTGTGAATGGTAGGTTTTGTAAAGACCCGAAGCGAGTCGATGcaaaagattttttcttctcaggtCTCAATATGCCCGGGAACACCAATAATCAAGTTGGCTCTAATGTGACCACTGTTAATGTTGATCAGATCCCAGGGCTAAACACCATGGGAATATCATTGGTCCGCATAGACTACGCACCGCATGGCCAAAATCCACCTCACACGCACCCTCGTGGCTCAGAGATCCTTGTCCTTGTCGAAGGAACATTATACGTCGGTTTTGTCTCTTCCAATCAAGATAACAACCGGTTATTCGCCAAAGTATTGCACCCCGGTGATGTTTTCGTGTTCCCCATAGGAATGATCCATTTTCAGGTAAATGTGGGGAAAATTCCAGCAGTTGCTTTTGCGGGATTGAGTAGCCAGAACGCAGGTGTTATCACAATTGCAAACACTGTGTTTGGGTCCAATCCTCCGATTTATCCAGAGCTTCTTGCCAGGGCGTTCCAGTTGGATGCAAGTGTTGTCAAAGAACTTCAGGCCAAGTTTGGGTCCATATGA
- a CDS encoding RmlC-like cupins superfamily protein (RmlC-like cupins superfamily protein; FUNCTIONS IN: manganese ion binding, nutrient reservoir activity; INVOLVED IN: biological_process unknown; LOCATED IN: endomembrane system, apoplast; CONTAINS InterPro DOMAIN/s: Cupin, RmlC-type (InterPro:IPR011051), Cupin 1 (InterPro:IPR006045), RmlC-like jelly roll fold (InterPro:IPR014710), Germin (InterPro:IPR001929), Germin, manganese binding site (InterPro:IPR019780); BEST Arabidopsis thaliana protein match is: RmlC-like cupins superfamily protein (TAIR:AT5G39150.1); Has 1516 Blast hits to 1508 proteins in 93 species: Archae - 0; Bacteria - 10; Metazoa - 0; Fungi - 39; Plants - 1454; Viruses - 0; Other Eukaryotes - 13 (source: NCBI BLink).) translates to MRFSKSLILITLSALVISFAEANDPSPLQDFCVAIGDLKNGVFVNGKFCKDPKQAKAEDFFYSGLNQAGTTNNKVKSNVTTVNVDQIPGLNTLGISLVRIDYAPYGQNPPHTHPRATEILVLVEGTLYVGFVSSNQDNNRLFAKVLNPGDVFVFPIGMIHFQVNIGKTPAVAFAGLSSQNAGVITIADTVFGSTPPINPDILAQAFQLDVNVVKDLEAKFKN, encoded by the exons atgagGTTTTCCAAGTCTCTCATCCTGATTACCTTATCGGCTTTGGTCATTTCCTTTGCCGAAGCTAATGATCCAAGTCCACTTCAAGACTTTTGTGTGGCCATTGGCGACCTCAAAAATGGTG TTTTTGTGAATGGTAAGTTTTGCAAGGATCCAAAGCAAGCAAAGGCAGAAGATTTCTTTTACTCAGGCCTCAACCAAGCAGGAACCACTAATAATAAAGTCAAATCCAACGTGACAACAGTCAATGTCGATCAGATTCCAGGGTTAAACACTTTGGGAATATCCTTGGTCCGCATAGACTATGCGCCATATGGTCAAAACCCGCCTCACACACACCCTCGTGCCACTGAGATCCTTGTTCTTGTTGAGGGAACATTATATGTTGGTTTTGTCTCTTCCAATCAAGACAACAACCGTTTATTCGCTAAAGTGCTGAACCCGGGCGACGTGTTTGTGTTCCCCATAGGAATGATCCATTTTCAAGTGAATATCGGGAAGACCCCTGCAGTGGCCTTTGCTGGACTAAGTAGTCAAAATGCTGGTGTCATCACGATTGCAGATACTGTGTTTGGGTCAACGCCTCCGATTAATCCAGATATTTTGGCTCAGGCGTTTCAGTTAGACGTCAATGTTGTTAAAGACCTTGAGGCCAagtttaaaaactaa
- a CDS encoding RmlC-like cupins superfamily protein (RmlC-like cupins superfamily protein; FUNCTIONS IN: manganese ion binding, nutrient reservoir activity; INVOLVED IN: biological_process unknown; LOCATED IN: endomembrane system, apoplast; CONTAINS InterPro DOMAIN/s: Cupin, RmlC-type (InterPro:IPR011051), Cupin 1 (InterPro:IPR006045), RmlC-like jelly roll fold (InterPro:IPR014710), Germin (InterPro:IPR001929), Germin, manganese binding site (InterPro:IPR019780); BEST Arabidopsis thaliana protein match is: RmlC-like cupins superfamily protein (TAIR:AT5G39150.1); Has 1507 Blast hits to 1499 proteins in 91 species: Archae - 0; Bacteria - 6; Metazoa - 0; Fungi - 39; Plants - 1449; Viruses - 0; Other Eukaryotes - 13 (source: NCBI BLink).), whose translation MKVSMSLILITLSALVTIAKAYDPSPLQDFCVAIDDPKNGVFVNGKFCKDPKQAKAEDFFSSGLNQAGITNNKVQSNVTTVNVDQIPGLNTLGISLVRIDYAPYGQNPPHTHPRATEILVLVEGTLYVGFVSSNQDNNRLFAKVLNPGDVFVFPIGMIHFQVNIGKTPAVAFAGLSSQNAGVITIADIVFGSTPPINPDILAQAFQLDVNVVKDLEAKFKN comes from the exons ATGAAGGTGTCCATGTCTCTCATCCTGATAACCTTATCAGCTTTGGTCACCATTGCCAAAGCATATGATCCAAGTCCACTTCAAGACTTCTGTGTGGCCATTGATGACCCTAAAAATGGTG TTTTTGTGAATGGTAAGTTTTGCAAGGATCCAAAGCAAGCAAAGGCAGAAGATTTCTTTTCCTCAGGCCTCAACCAAGCAGGAATCACTAATAACAAAGTCCAATCCAACGTGACAACAGTCAATGTCGATCAGATTCCAGGGTTAAACACTTTGGGAATATCCTTGGTCCGCATAGACTATGCGCCATATGGTCAAAACCCGCCTCACACACACCCTCGTGCCACTGAGATCCTTGTTCTTGTTGAAGGAACATTATATGTTGGTTTTGTCTCTTCGAATCAAGACAACAACCGTTTATTCGCCAAAGTGCTGAACCCGGGAGACGTGTTCGTGTTCCCCATAGGAATGATCCATTTTCAAGTGAATATCGGGAAGACCCCCGCAGTGGCCTTTGCTGGACTAAGTAGTCAAAATGCTGGTGTCATCACGATCGCAGATATAGTGTTTGGATCAACGCCTCCGATTAATCCAGATATTTTGGCTCAGGCGTTTCAGTTAGATGTCAATGTTGTCAAAGACCTTGAGGCCAagtttaaaaactaa
- a CDS encoding RmlC-like cupins superfamily protein (RmlC-like cupins superfamily protein; FUNCTIONS IN: manganese ion binding, nutrient reservoir activity; INVOLVED IN: biological_process unknown; LOCATED IN: endomembrane system, apoplast; CONTAINS InterPro DOMAIN/s: Cupin, RmlC-type (InterPro:IPR011051), Cupin 1 (InterPro:IPR006045), RmlC-like jelly roll fold (InterPro:IPR014710), Germin (InterPro:IPR001929), Germin, manganese binding site (InterPro:IPR019780); BEST Arabidopsis thaliana protein match is: germin-like protein 2 (TAIR:AT5G39190.2); Has 236 Blast hits to 233 proteins in 7 species: Archae - 0; Bacteria - 2; Metazoa - 0; Fungi - 0; Plants - 229; Viruses - 0; Other Eukaryotes - 5 (source: NCBI BLink).) has product MRVSQSLVPFAIIALVLSFVNAYDPSPLQDFCVAIDDLKGGLNMPGNTNNQVGSNVTTVNVDQIPGLNTMGISLVRIDYAPHGQNPPHTHPRGSEILVLVEGTLYVGFVSSNQDNNRLFAKVLHPGDVFVFPIGMIHFQVNVGKIPAVAFAGLSSQNAGVITIANTVFGSNPPIYPELLARAFQLDASVVKELQAKFGSI; this is encoded by the exons ATGAGGgtttctcaatctcttgtCCCTTTTGCCATAATTGCTTTGGTCCTTTCCTTTGTCAATGCTTATGATCCAAGTCCACTCCAAGACTTCTGTGTTGCCATTGATGACCTAAAAGGCG gtCTCAATATGCCCGGGAACACCAATAATCAAGTTGGCTCTAATGTGACCACTGTTAATGTTGATCAGATCCCAGGGCTAAACACCATGGGAATATCATTGGTCCGCATAGACTACGCACCGCATGGCCAAAATCCACCTCACACGCACCCTCGTGGCTCAGAGATCCTTGTCCTTGTCGAAGGAACATTATACGTCGGTTTTGTCTCTTCCAATCAAGATAACAACCGGTTATTCGCCAAAGTATTGCACCCCGGTGATGTTTTCGTGTTCCCCATAGGAATGATCCATTTTCAGGTAAATGTGGGGAAAATTCCAGCAGTTGCTTTTGCGGGATTGAGTAGCCAGAACGCAGGTGTTATCACAATTGCAAACACTGTGTTTGGGTCCAATCCTCCGATTTATCCAGAGCTTCTTGCCAGGGCGTTCCAGTTGGATGCAAGTGTTGTCAAAGAACTTCAGGCCAAGTTTGGGTCCATATGA